The segment CCGTCATTGCGAGCGAGCGTAAGCGAGCGTGGCAATCTTGTCTGATTGAGATGGCGAGATGGCGAGATGGCTGGATGGCTGGATAGCTAAATAGCTTGATGGCTGGGTGGCTAAAAGGTAAGTAATCTAAATGACTGTCAAGCTATCAAGCTAACTGGCTAACAAGCTAACAAGCCAGGTGACTCTGAAGACACTCCGTGCTACTAAACAACGAAAATCGAGGTGTGTTATGATTAAAGTTTTGTTTATCTTCGGAACAAGACCCGAGGCTATAAAACTTGCCCCTGTGATTAAAAGGTTAAGAGATAATAACAGTTTTAAAGTAGAGGTATGTGTCACTGCTCAACATAGGGAAATGCTTGATCAGGTTCTGGAGTTTTTTAATATTAGCGCAGATTATGACTTAAATATTATGACGGATAACCAATCACTTTTTGATATTACTGCAAGTTGTGTCAAAAAGCTGGAACCAGTGCTGAGAAATAGTAACCCTGACCTATTAATTGTTCAAGGGGATACTACCACAGCCTTTATTTCAGCATTAGCTGGATTTTATTTAAAAAAGAGGGTGGCACATGTGGAGGCTGGATTAAGAAGTTTTAATAAATACTCTCCTTTTCCAGAGGAAATAAATCGTGTTTTGATAAGTCACTTAGCAGATATACATTTTGCACCTACCAAGAAAGCAAAGGAGAATCTTTTAAGAGAGGGTATTAAAGATAATATTTATATTGTGGGTAATACTGTTATCGATGCTCTGTTTATGGCTGTGGATATCGTAAGGAATGACAAGAGTAAAAAGTACTATACGTATTTTAGACAGATCGATTTGAATAAGAAATTAATACTTGTTACTGGTCATAGAAGAGAGAGTTTTGGAGAGCCTTTTAAAAATATCTGTTATGCTTTAAAAGAAATCGCATCTAATTTTTACGATATTGTCGAGATTGTATATCCTGTACATCTGAATCCAAATGTTAGAAAACCGGTATTTGAAATTTTAAATGGAATTAAGAATATTTACCTGATTGAACCATTATCGTATGATTATCTCGTATGGCTTATGGATAAATCATATTTAATTTTAACAGATTCAGGTGGTATACAGGAGGAAGCACCAAGTCTGAATAAACCAGTATTGGTAATGAGGGATGTGACAGAAAGAACAGAGGGGATAGAAGCAGGAACGGCTAAATTGGTTGGCACTGATAAAAGTGTTATTGTAGATACCGTCAGCAAGCTATTATTTGATGAAAATTTATATAAATCTATGAGTGTTGCTGAAAATCCTTATGGAGATGGTAAGTCTTCAGAGAAGATAGAGAAAATTATTTTAGAGACAATGTGGAATTGTTGAAACTTTTGCGACTGAAAGTTTTTAGTTACACCAAGTTACATGTACTAGGGTAAGGAATCTTGCGGAGTAGATACTCGGTGTAATTCCGTAATCTTTAAAAGTTTTAAGAGCCCCCATTTTGGGGCTTTTTTATTTTTTAT is part of the Candidatus Neomarinimicrobiota bacterium genome and harbors:
- the wecB gene encoding UDP-N-acetylglucosamine 2-epimerase (non-hydrolyzing); translated protein: MIKVLFIFGTRPEAIKLAPVIKRLRDNNSFKVEVCVTAQHREMLDQVLEFFNISADYDLNIMTDNQSLFDITASCVKKLEPVLRNSNPDLLIVQGDTTTAFISALAGFYLKKRVAHVEAGLRSFNKYSPFPEEINRVLISHLADIHFAPTKKAKENLLREGIKDNIYIVGNTVIDALFMAVDIVRNDKSKKYYTYFRQIDLNKKLILVTGHRRESFGEPFKNICYALKEIASNFYDIVEIVYPVHLNPNVRKPVFEILNGIKNIYLIEPLSYDYLVWLMDKSYLILTDSGGIQEEAPSLNKPVLVMRDVTERTEGIEAGTAKLVGTDKSVIVDTVSKLLFDENLYKSMSVAENPYGDGKSSEKIEKIILETMWNC